CTTCCATAGGCGTGATACCCTACATGATTTTCAAGAAGCTATCAGATGCGGAGGAGGCTTACAGCGAGGTGAGCAGGGAGATGAGACATCTGGTACGCGATTTTGAGCTCCTGGGACTGTATTTCATGACGGCACTGAAGAAGCTCTTAGCGTTGACTCCTTCCGCGACCATGCGCGCTTTTCTCCAAGGTGCGATAACAACAGCCCTCTCTGGTGGCGAGATGAGTGATTACTTCATCAATTCAGCGTGGGAATACATGAATGAGAGGAGGGCAAAGTATGAGTCTTTTATAGAGACGCTGGGTCTATTCGCGGAGTTTTATGTAATCGGGATAGTAGTTGCACCATTGCTGCTTGTTGTGGTACTCACAATCATGTGCTTCCTTGGTAACGCCTCTTTAGAGGCTCTCGTTGCAATTGTTTATATTGCAATTCATCTTGGTAGCTTCGGCTTCATCATTCTCATTGGGCTTGTCGGGAGCGAATGGCAATGAAAGATAAGGAGACTGAGACTGAGACTGACAGACTTCTGGAAGCGTTAAAGAAGAAGAGACAGGAGAAAGCAATGGTTCAGTTCTTCAAGGACCCGTTTGTGCTCGTGAGAGAGAATCCGGTTCGGCTGGCTTATGGCTGGTTTATATATCTGCTGTCATAGGTGCATGTCTCATACTGATCATACTGATCATATACCTTTACAGCAGGGCACATGAAGGCTGGTCAGGATTTGTAGCACCGTTCGATGCATACATCCTGGCTTGCTTCGCGACCTTGCGCAGGCGAAGAGAGCGGATTTGACATTGATTGACTCAGTGAGGATGTTTGCAAAGCGGTATCCAACGAATATGATCAGACGTTCGATGGAGATAATCAGGGAGGGGTATCGGGTAGGGGGGATGTAGGCGGGATATTGAAGATCGCGGCGGAGGATGTGAACGAGTTGCGTTCCTTGGAG
This is a stretch of genomic DNA from Methanophagales archaeon. It encodes these proteins:
- a CDS encoding type II secretion system F family protein, which gives rise to MILGENLSFTALDFVFMLSGIVIAFFSTYFGCCYYSKIISWERQGKIDRTLLYAIGYISSMASIGVIPYMIFKKLSDAEEAYSEVSREMRHLVRDFELLGLYFMTALKKLLALTPSATMRAFLQGAITTALSGGEMSDYFINSAWEYMNERRAKYESFIETLGLFAEFYVIGIVVAPLLLVVVLTIMCFLGNASLEALVAIVYIAIHLGSFGFIILIGLVGSEWQ